One Methanobacterium alcaliphilum genomic region harbors:
- a CDS encoding UPF0254 family protein produces the protein MNSELITISTAECFTHGKIAQEIHSFSQGYPSKYPWKIDPALHKLSIIGSVFAPTVSGVETLLKIKPHPPFTTINDIKVYDQEGDIKMALMMAEAVREITGSSIAIGTTAGIGKGGIAICNDKINFSCSSNIAADLRTSPASVIMQRQKSGVKKALYLLENLITGKEPFPK, from the coding sequence ATGAATTCAGAATTAATTACTATTTCTACAGCCGAATGTTTTACCCATGGCAAAATTGCACAGGAGATACATTCTTTTTCCCAAGGTTACCCCTCAAAATATCCCTGGAAAATCGACCCTGCCCTACATAAATTATCAATAATTGGCAGTGTATTTGCCCCAACTGTTTCTGGTGTGGAAACACTGCTAAAAATAAAACCTCACCCTCCATTTACCACCATAAATGATATTAAAGTCTACGACCAGGAAGGAGATATAAAGATGGCTTTAATGATGGCTGAAGCCGTGCGTGAGATAACCGGATCTTCTATTGCAATAGGTACAACCGCAGGCATAGGAAAAGGGGGCATAGCTATTTGCAATGATAAAATAAATTTCAGCTGCTCTTCAAATATCGCTGCAGATCTTAGAACTTCTCCTGCTTCTGTCATTATGCAAAGACAAAAATCAGGTGTAAAAAAAGCGTTATATTTACTTGAAAATTTAATTACAGGAAAAGAACCGTTTCCTAAATGA
- the sufC gene encoding Fe-S cluster assembly ATPase SufC produces the protein MLLEITDLAVEVSGKQVLNDIDLYIDEGETHVLLGPNGSGKSTLFMTILGFPKYKVTNGEILFKGENITNLNTTERVKRGVGVSFQNPPAIRGVRLMDLLKVESGQDPADEKLSPEMAKLSQKMKLDERFLDRDVNLGFSGGEVKRSEILQLLAQQPDFIMFDEPDSGVDIENVELLAEEINHLLDKDKKPGLRRKSGLLITHLGYILNFVNADTAHVLMDGRIACSGNPSEILDDIRKEGFKGCIECCGIH, from the coding sequence CTGCTACTTGAAATAACCGATCTAGCAGTTGAAGTAAGTGGAAAACAAGTTTTAAATGATATAGATTTGTATATAGATGAAGGTGAAACCCACGTTCTTCTGGGCCCTAATGGTTCTGGAAAAAGTACTCTTTTTATGACTATACTCGGATTTCCTAAGTATAAAGTCACAAACGGGGAGATTTTATTCAAAGGAGAAAATATAACTAATTTAAATACCACCGAACGAGTAAAAAGAGGAGTTGGAGTTAGTTTCCAAAACCCTCCAGCCATAAGAGGCGTTCGTTTAATGGATCTTTTAAAGGTGGAAAGTGGTCAGGACCCCGCAGATGAAAAACTTTCTCCGGAAATGGCGAAATTATCTCAAAAAATGAAGTTAGATGAGAGATTCTTAGATAGAGATGTGAATCTTGGATTTTCAGGTGGGGAAGTGAAAAGATCTGAGATATTGCAACTTCTAGCTCAGCAGCCTGACTTTATCATGTTTGATGAACCTGATTCTGGAGTGGATATTGAAAATGTGGAACTCCTTGCAGAAGAAATCAATCATTTACTAGACAAAGATAAGAAACCTGGTTTAAGGCGAAAGTCAGGGCTTTTAATTACTCATTTAGGTTATATCTTGAATTTCGTGAATGCTGATACGGCACACGTCTTAATGGACGGAAGGATAGCTTGTTCGGGAAATCCAAGTGAAATCTTAGACGACATTAGAAAAGAAGGATTTAAAGGGTGTATAGAATGTTGCGGGATACATTAG
- a CDS encoding PRC-barrel domain-containing protein, whose amino-acid sequence MEERKLIKGEEKFWSEIKGYQVATSSARILGELEELIINDKTGKITDVVIKVEKGRNVNVKGAKKKGDFLLVPFGKVEKVGEFIIIAE is encoded by the coding sequence TAAAAGGGGAAGAAAAATTCTGGAGTGAAATTAAAGGATACCAGGTAGCTACTAGTAGTGCAAGAATTCTAGGGGAATTAGAAGAGCTCATAATCAACGATAAAACCGGAAAAATCACTGATGTGGTAATAAAAGTTGAAAAAGGCAGAAATGTCAATGTTAAAGGAGCTAAGAAAAAGGGAGATTTTCTTCTAGTTCCATTTGGAAAAGTAGAAAAAGTAGGGGAATTTATAATAATTGCTGAATAA
- a CDS encoding SufB/SufD family protein produces MLRDTLGKAEKAKNKKALYGEDIDLEKFIKEEAGDHEKVTRANEVSKKVQDTLLKVGVDPNEEERSGTFIQVDQSGVCSTCTSESVEIMGMNVALDKYNWIKDYMWKAVAVDADKYTAQTALREAEEGGSGGYFIRSLPGSKEVFPLQACMFIGDQDVMQTAHNIIIAEENSELHIITGCATGEDVSSALHVGVSEFYLKPGSKITFTMVHNWAEQVDVRPRTGVMVGDDSTYISNYILTSPVRSIQTYPTAYCSGTNSKVVFQSILGGQKDSILDTGSRVILEGEGSSAEMISRAVSKDQSQLYARGHLAGRTQNVKGHLECHGLVLSDESMIYAVPELEGSSTELEMSHEAAVGKIAEEEVLYLTSRGLTEEEAASMIVRGFLSMDITGLPPELATETKKMLDMSLQGM; encoded by the coding sequence ATGTTGCGGGATACATTAGGAAAAGCCGAAAAAGCCAAAAATAAAAAAGCCCTTTATGGAGAAGACATTGACCTTGAAAAATTCATAAAAGAAGAAGCAGGGGATCATGAAAAAGTAACTCGTGCCAATGAAGTGTCTAAAAAAGTTCAAGATACTCTACTTAAAGTAGGTGTGGATCCTAATGAAGAAGAGCGTTCCGGAACCTTTATACAAGTAGATCAAAGTGGAGTTTGTAGCACCTGTACTTCTGAGTCTGTAGAAATAATGGGCATGAATGTAGCTTTAGACAAGTATAACTGGATAAAGGACTACATGTGGAAAGCTGTGGCTGTTGATGCTGATAAATACACAGCTCAAACTGCCCTTAGAGAAGCAGAAGAGGGAGGAAGTGGAGGATACTTCATAAGATCTCTTCCAGGGTCTAAAGAGGTTTTCCCACTTCAAGCATGTATGTTCATTGGTGATCAGGACGTAATGCAAACAGCGCACAATATAATCATAGCAGAAGAAAATTCTGAACTCCACATTATAACTGGTTGTGCCACTGGAGAAGACGTCAGTTCAGCTTTACACGTTGGCGTATCTGAGTTCTACCTCAAACCTGGATCTAAAATTACTTTCACTATGGTTCACAACTGGGCAGAACAAGTAGATGTGCGTCCTAGAACTGGTGTTATGGTAGGTGATGATTCCACATATATAAGCAATTATATATTAACCAGCCCTGTTAGAAGCATACAGACATATCCTACTGCATATTGTTCCGGTACTAATTCTAAAGTAGTATTCCAATCTATACTTGGTGGTCAAAAAGATTCCATCCTAGATACTGGTTCCAGAGTTATATTGGAAGGTGAAGGATCCAGTGCTGAGATGATTTCAAGAGCAGTGTCCAAAGACCAGTCTCAACTTTATGCTCGTGGGCACTTGGCTGGAAGAACTCAGAATGTTAAAGGACACTTAGAATGTCATGGCCTAGTTTTATCAGACGAATCCATGATATACGCCGTCCCTGAACTAGAAGGTAGTTCTACTGAGTTAGAAATGTCTCACGAAGCTGCTGTGGGTAAAATAGCCGAAGAAGAAGTGCTATATCTTACATCACGTGGTTTAACTGAAGAAGAAGCCGCATCAATGATTGTAAGGGGATTTTTAAGTATGGACATTACAGGTCTGCCCCCAGAGCTAGCAACCGAAACTAAAAAAATGTTAGATATGAGTTTACAAGGCATGTAA